TTTTTCGAATGTAGCTGCCTTGTCCTTATTTCTAAATGAAATCACAGTTTCAATCTTCCAGGGTTTAAATTTTGAGGTGTAGGGGACTTCTCCCGAGTTGTGTTTCTTTAGTCGTTTTTTAAGATTTGTTGTTAATCCGGTATAGTGCTTATTCAAATACTTCTCACTGATCAAGATATAGACATAGTAAAAACTAGACATAGAAATTGCTCCCATCGCTTGCCAGGGCGTAGTTCGAAACATGATTTGTGATTTATCCCGGCGTCGTCACCGACAATAATGTCGGGACTATGCCGTGGCAGGCTCCGTTCTCAGGTTTTCGAACGAAGCCTGGTGGAGCCGAGGAGAGTCGAACTCCCGACCTCTGCAATGCGAATGCAGCGCTCTCCCAACTGAGCTACGGCCCCGTGTTTCAAAGTAATAATTAATAAGTAAGAAGTAATAATTTCTTTGAAAATCG
The window above is part of the Candidatus Neomarinimicrobiota bacterium genome. Proteins encoded here:
- a CDS encoding GIY-YIG nuclease family protein, producing MSSFYYVYILISEKYLNKHYTGLTTNLKKRLKKHNSGEVPYTSKFKPWKIETVISFRNKDKAATFEKYLKSHAGRAFASKHF